In one window of Nanoarchaeota archaeon DNA:
- a CDS encoding winged helix-turn-helix domain-containing protein, whose amino-acid sequence MKKKRARIEIISDILLFIKKAGNAKPTNILYKANLSVPLLKSYLNTLIKDGLIGCTSNGKKTIYNITKKGNKFIEILKEVNSMTQIIEIYGSRRKIL is encoded by the coding sequence ATGAAAAAAAAGCGGGCAAGAATAGAAATTATTTCAGACATCCTATTATTTATCAAAAAGGCGGGCAATGCAAAGCCAACAAACATTCTTTACAAAGCGAATTTATCCGTGCCTTTGCTTAAGAGCTACTTAAACACGTTAATAAAAGACGGCCTAATAGGCTGTACGTCAAATGGCAAAAAAACAATATATAACATTACTAAAAAAGGCAATAAATTCATAGAGATTCTCAAAGAAGTAAATTCAATGACGCAGATAATTGAAATATATGGCAGCCGAAGAAAGATACTTTAA